One genomic region from Haloarcula taiwanensis encodes:
- a CDS encoding amino acid transporter → MAKGLERDLGLLSVVAISIGAMVGSGIFILPALAVKDAGAGIIAAYLLAGVLVLPAALSKAEMATAMPEAGGTYVYIERSMGPLLGTVSGLGTWFSLSFKGALALVGGVPYLVLLFDLPIRPVAITLAVVLILVNILGAEQTGRLQIGIVAVMLVAIGWFVAGGGPAVNTATYGGMWDYGVEGIFAATGLVLVSFAGVTKIASIAEEVEDPDRVIPLGMLGSLAFTTLLYVLVVAVVVGVVPLDQLAGSTTPIADAAEMTLGTTGVAAVVLAAILALVSTANAGILSSSRYPFAMSRDGLAPDLLSTVSDRFGTPVTAITLTGGVMLLLILFVPILEIAKLASAFKILVFALINVALIGFRESDAPDYDPSFEVPLYPWTPIFGTLTGFALLTQMGLIAIVGAAGIVVGSVIWYLGYVRPRVTREGAIKESVRRSIGDRALDRTEATLDETADTSVLVALPEGSSRESEATLLEVGAALSPTGSSLSVVQFDEVPDQQPLDYASGVQSPDDREFECRTDTLAAALDVPVEYGELVSHHPERAVANAVDEQGVDVLLVERGASFGDSLLGDSIDRIRKQTDCDTIAVDAQPLDALETITLVTTRGPYDPLKVRVGNAVATATEADLQFLYPLDERQSAEQRQQLEAYHDDLLDLCDVPTERSFVDRQDLSATIDAADSDRTLLIHAHNGGLSARRSNGDSTTQSAIQDSDHASMEVDTKRHPDGVVGRLLERLAF, encoded by the coding sequence ATGGCCAAGGGTCTGGAACGCGACCTCGGACTGCTGTCAGTGGTAGCGATATCAATCGGCGCGATGGTCGGCAGCGGGATCTTCATCTTGCCGGCGCTGGCGGTGAAAGACGCCGGGGCCGGCATCATCGCTGCCTACCTTCTCGCGGGCGTGCTCGTGCTGCCCGCCGCACTCAGCAAGGCCGAAATGGCGACCGCCATGCCCGAAGCCGGCGGCACCTACGTCTACATCGAGCGGTCGATGGGGCCGCTACTGGGCACAGTTTCGGGACTCGGAACGTGGTTCTCCCTCTCGTTCAAGGGCGCGCTCGCGCTCGTCGGCGGCGTGCCGTACCTCGTTCTTCTCTTCGACCTGCCGATCCGTCCGGTTGCGATCACGCTCGCCGTCGTTCTCATCCTCGTCAACATCCTCGGCGCGGAACAGACCGGCCGACTCCAGATCGGCATCGTCGCGGTGATGCTCGTGGCAATCGGCTGGTTCGTCGCTGGCGGCGGGCCGGCAGTCAACACCGCGACGTACGGCGGGATGTGGGACTACGGCGTCGAAGGGATCTTCGCCGCGACCGGCCTCGTGCTCGTCTCCTTCGCCGGCGTGACGAAGATCGCTTCTATCGCCGAGGAGGTCGAGGACCCGGACCGCGTCATCCCGCTCGGAATGCTTGGATCGCTCGCCTTCACCACGCTGCTGTACGTGCTCGTCGTCGCCGTCGTCGTCGGCGTCGTCCCGCTCGACCAGCTTGCCGGGAGCACGACGCCCATTGCGGACGCGGCCGAGATGACCCTCGGAACCACTGGTGTCGCGGCTGTCGTTCTGGCGGCGATTCTGGCGCTGGTCAGTACAGCTAACGCCGGCATCCTTTCGTCCTCACGCTACCCGTTCGCCATGAGCCGCGACGGACTCGCGCCCGACCTGCTCAGTACGGTCAGCGACCGCTTTGGCACGCCGGTGACCGCCATCACGCTGACCGGCGGCGTGATGTTGCTGCTTATCCTCTTCGTTCCGATTCTGGAGATCGCGAAGCTCGCGAGCGCGTTCAAAATCCTCGTGTTCGCGCTCATCAACGTCGCGCTCATCGGCTTCCGTGAGAGCGACGCCCCAGACTACGACCCCTCCTTCGAGGTCCCGCTCTACCCGTGGACGCCGATATTCGGCACCCTGACCGGCTTTGCCCTGCTGACGCAGATGGGCCTGATCGCGATAGTCGGAGCCGCCGGTATCGTCGTTGGCAGCGTCATCTGGTATCTGGGCTACGTCAGACCGCGAGTCACCAGAGAAGGCGCGATCAAGGAGTCCGTTCGCCGGAGTATCGGCGACCGCGCGCTCGACCGGACTGAGGCGACGCTCGACGAGACGGCGGATACATCCGTGCTTGTTGCCCTTCCCGAGGGGTCCTCGCGGGAGAGCGAAGCGACACTGCTGGAGGTCGGGGCCGCGCTCTCACCCACCGGCAGCAGCCTCTCTGTCGTCCAGTTCGACGAAGTGCCCGACCAGCAGCCCCTCGATTACGCCTCCGGCGTGCAATCTCCGGACGACCGCGAATTCGAGTGTCGGACTGATACGCTGGCGGCTGCCCTTGATGTCCCGGTCGAATACGGCGAACTTGTCAGCCACCACCCCGAACGGGCCGTCGCCAACGCCGTCGACGAGCAAGGCGTCGATGTGTTGCTGGTGGAACGTGGCGCGTCGTTCGGGGATTCGCTGCTGGGCGACAGTATCGACCGCATCCGGAAACAGACTGACTGTGATACCATTGCCGTCGACGCACAGCCGCTCGACGCGCTGGAGACGATCACACTGGTCACGACCCGCGGCCCGTATGACCCGCTGAAAGTCCGCGTTGGGAACGCTGTCGCGACAGCGACCGAGGCCGACCTCCAGTTCCTCTACCCGCTTGATGAGCGCCAGTCGGCCGAACAACGCCAGCAACTCGAAGCATACCACGATGACCTGCTGGACCTCTGTGACGTGCCGACGGAGCGGAGCTTCGTCGACCGGCAGGACCTTTCAGCGACAATAGACGCGGCTGACAGCGACAGGACGCTCCTGATACACGCACACAACGGTGGGCTTTCGGCCCGCCGGTCAAACGGCGACAGCACTACGCAGTCGGCAATTCAAGACAGCGACCACGCGTCGATGGAAGTAGACACAAAACGTCATCCCGACGGTGTCGTCGGCCGTCTGCTCGAACGGCTCGCGTTCTAA
- a CDS encoding potassium transporter, with translation MISLTGLRERVDDDIDPPSVLIISDRYVGSEVVTTLDRGTDACLVTDHDGVAGQTPDDTRVVVGDGRERTVLQDAGAQTTDVALVSMQTDHGAFLVTQLLRTQFDVETVVVVLNDPQHRSAFESVGSEVVCGSQVLATELECTVETTLQMSETAK, from the coding sequence ATGATATCTCTTACTGGACTCCGCGAACGAGTGGACGACGACATCGACCCCCCGTCGGTACTGATCATCAGCGACCGGTACGTCGGGTCTGAGGTAGTAACGACGTTAGATCGGGGCACCGATGCCTGTCTCGTCACCGACCACGATGGCGTTGCCGGGCAAACGCCCGACGACACACGCGTGGTAGTCGGTGACGGCCGGGAGCGTACTGTTCTTCAGGACGCCGGGGCCCAAACGACCGATGTCGCTCTGGTATCGATGCAGACCGACCACGGGGCGTTCCTCGTGACACAGCTGCTTCGGACGCAGTTCGATGTCGAAACCGTGGTTGTCGTGCTTAACGACCCGCAGCATCGATCGGCGTTCGAGTCGGTCGGCTCCGAGGTGGTCTGTGGTTCGCAGGTCCTGGCGACCGAACTGGAATGCACTGTCGAAACAACGCTCCAGATGTCCGAAACCGCGAAATAA
- a CDS encoding ArsR family transcriptional regulator, with product MADAEYPIDDLDRNIIYALQQDARHTSASEIAESLDVSARTVRNRITKLEEAGVIAGYDVDVDYEAAGYQLHTLIVCTAPIHEREEVAQRALDVSGVVAIREVMTGADNVHVEVVGTDGNDLSRIGRDLNDIGLEVVDEDLIRNEYTRPFHQFGHDDAEGEST from the coding sequence ATGGCCGACGCGGAGTACCCTATCGACGACCTGGACCGGAACATCATTTATGCGCTGCAGCAGGATGCGAGACATACGTCGGCGAGTGAGATTGCCGAGTCGCTCGATGTCTCCGCACGAACGGTCCGGAACCGTATCACGAAGCTCGAAGAAGCTGGCGTCATCGCCGGCTACGATGTCGATGTCGATTACGAGGCCGCGGGGTACCAACTCCATACGCTCATCGTCTGCACGGCACCAATCCACGAGCGCGAGGAGGTCGCGCAGCGGGCACTCGACGTCTCCGGCGTCGTCGCCATCCGAGAGGTCATGACGGGGGCCGACAACGTCCACGTTGAGGTGGTCGGAACCGACGGAAACGACCTGAGCCGCATCGGCAGAGACCTCAACGATATCGGACTGGAGGTCGTCGACGAGGACCTCATTCGGAACGAGTACACCCGGCCGTTTCACCAGTTCGGGCACGACGATGCCGAAGGTGAGTCTACATAG
- a CDS encoding ABC transporter ATP-binding protein, with product MTPPAIETEGLSKQYGEVDALDALTMTVAQGEVYGFLGPNGAGKSTTINLLMDYIKPTSGTARVLGHDPWTDVVACHQRVGICPDRFETYESLSARRHLELVIDTKRADDDPRALLERVGLVDAIERPAGEFSQGMEQRLALAMSLVGEPDLLILDEPFTGLDPHGVALVRDVVEAESERGATVFFSSHVLGQVDLVCDRVGILYEGALIAEGTLPTLRDTCDLSSDATVEDIFMTLTDGSAHVTEVDL from the coding sequence GTGACGCCGCCGGCAATCGAGACCGAGGGGCTTTCGAAACAGTACGGCGAGGTTGATGCGCTCGATGCACTGACCATGACCGTAGCGCAGGGCGAGGTGTACGGTTTCCTCGGCCCGAACGGCGCCGGTAAGTCGACCACGATCAATCTGCTGATGGACTACATCAAACCAACGTCGGGGACAGCGCGCGTTCTCGGCCACGACCCGTGGACCGATGTCGTCGCCTGCCATCAGCGCGTTGGGATCTGCCCCGACCGCTTCGAGACATACGAGTCGCTGTCCGCGCGGCGGCATCTCGAACTGGTGATTGACACGAAGCGTGCCGACGACGACCCGCGGGCACTGCTTGAGCGCGTCGGACTGGTCGATGCTATCGAAAGACCCGCCGGCGAGTTCTCACAGGGAATGGAACAGCGGTTAGCACTCGCGATGAGTCTCGTCGGGGAACCGGACCTCCTGATCCTTGATGAGCCGTTCACTGGGCTTGACCCCCACGGCGTCGCGCTGGTACGGGATGTCGTCGAAGCCGAATCCGAACGTGGGGCAACCGTCTTCTTCTCCAGTCACGTCCTCGGGCAGGTCGATCTGGTCTGTGACCGCGTCGGGATTCTGTACGAAGGGGCCCTCATTGCAGAAGGCACGCTGCCGACGCTCCGAGACACCTGTGACCTTTCGTCCGATGCGACAGTGGAAGACATCTTCATGACACTGACTGATGGCTCCGCCCACGTTACCGAGGTGGACCTATGA
- a CDS encoding nitrite reductase codes for MALPRWFPVARKEAVALLKSKGTWLLAPLLAVWGYGPTYISWDLLGPDVTVGFVQAAGSTLLPLGVLLLTYRSIIKERTSGSLKFLLGLPLTRTDILIGKVFGRSVGTVLPFALATVILGVVGGVKFGLFSPLRFIGVFLVTVLYIAVLVSIATAASAVTTSTVRVTAVVFGGFFLLLTLGWKIVGVRLYSAVTGNAVNPLEPPADGLLFAILRISPGRAYRTVTNWILGLANSGGQYTSVAAVLYPGHSINEYVVDAAFSGQPVPAYLHESVALVVLLLWGVIPLALASYRFNRGDLA; via the coding sequence ATGGCCCTCCCTCGATGGTTTCCCGTTGCGCGGAAAGAAGCAGTCGCGCTACTCAAATCAAAAGGAACCTGGCTACTTGCTCCCCTGCTCGCCGTCTGGGGCTACGGTCCCACCTACATCAGTTGGGACCTCCTTGGTCCGGATGTTACGGTCGGGTTCGTTCAGGCGGCCGGGTCCACGCTGCTCCCACTTGGCGTCCTGTTACTCACGTATCGATCGATTATCAAGGAGCGCACGTCGGGGAGTTTGAAATTCTTGCTTGGACTGCCTCTCACGCGAACTGATATTCTCATCGGCAAGGTCTTTGGTCGGAGCGTCGGCACCGTGCTTCCATTTGCCCTCGCAACGGTCATTCTCGGCGTGGTTGGCGGTGTCAAGTTCGGGCTGTTCTCCCCGCTGCGTTTTATTGGCGTGTTTCTGGTGACGGTGCTGTACATCGCTGTGCTCGTGTCGATTGCAACAGCGGCATCGGCAGTGACGACCAGCACAGTCCGTGTAACCGCCGTGGTCTTCGGCGGTTTCTTTCTGCTGCTGACACTGGGATGGAAAATCGTTGGTGTCCGGCTCTACTCAGCTGTGACCGGGAACGCAGTGAATCCGCTCGAACCGCCCGCTGACGGCCTGCTGTTCGCTATCCTTCGGATTTCACCGGGGCGAGCGTACCGAACGGTAACGAACTGGATACTCGGACTGGCAAACTCCGGCGGCCAGTACACGTCAGTCGCCGCGGTACTGTATCCCGGGCATTCGATCAACGAGTACGTCGTTGACGCAGCCTTCAGTGGACAGCCAGTCCCTGCCTACCTGCACGAGTCGGTTGCTCTCGTCGTATTGCTTCTCTGGGGCGTCATCCCGCTCGCACTGGCCAGCTATCGATTCAACCGAGGTGACCTCGCGTGA
- a CDS encoding aspartate--tRNA(Asn) ligase, with amino-acid sequence MENRTYTADATPGDTVTVAGWVHEIRDLGGIAFLILRDTTGKIQVKFEKDEMDDDLVETGLNVQRESVISVTGAVEEEPRAPTGVEVTPESVDVISEADPELPLDPSGKVDAELPTRLDNRTLDLRKDEVKAIFEIRAEVLRSVREAFRELNCTEINTPKIVATGTEGGTELFPITYFGQEAFMNQSPQLFKQLMVGSGLERVFEIGPIFRAEEHNTPRHLNEATSIDFESAFYDHTEAMDACEHVVKSAYEGVAENCQDELDALGLEEEFEAPEGDFPRLTYEEALDKINATGELDEPLVWGDDLSTEAEHVLGQEVGEHYFITDWPSEIKPFYIKDHDDDEEVSTGFDMMHPSMELVSGGQREHRFDHLVEGFEQQGLDPEAFEYYTKMFKYGMPPHAGWGLGGERLIMTMLGLENIREAVLFPRDRQRLSP; translated from the coding sequence ATGGAAAACCGAACCTACACGGCGGACGCGACGCCGGGCGACACGGTCACCGTCGCCGGCTGGGTCCACGAGATCCGAGATCTCGGTGGTATCGCCTTCCTTATCCTTCGAGACACCACCGGCAAGATACAGGTCAAGTTCGAGAAAGACGAGATGGACGACGACCTCGTGGAAACGGGGTTGAACGTCCAGCGCGAATCGGTCATCTCGGTGACCGGCGCTGTCGAGGAAGAGCCACGCGCGCCCACCGGTGTCGAAGTCACGCCGGAGTCCGTCGACGTGATTTCGGAAGCCGACCCCGAACTGCCCCTTGACCCGTCGGGTAAGGTCGACGCCGAACTGCCGACCCGCCTCGACAACCGCACGCTCGACCTCCGCAAGGACGAAGTGAAGGCCATCTTCGAGATCCGCGCGGAGGTCCTCCGGTCGGTCCGCGAGGCGTTCCGCGAACTCAACTGCACGGAGATCAACACGCCGAAAATCGTCGCTACGGGGACCGAGGGCGGCACCGAGCTGTTCCCGATCACCTACTTCGGACAGGAAGCGTTCATGAACCAGAGCCCACAGCTGTTCAAGCAGCTGATGGTCGGCTCCGGCCTCGAACGCGTCTTCGAAATCGGTCCAATCTTCCGCGCAGAGGAGCACAACACGCCGCGGCACCTCAACGAGGCGACCTCCATCGACTTCGAATCGGCCTTCTACGACCACACCGAGGCAATGGACGCCTGCGAACACGTCGTCAAGTCCGCCTACGAGGGCGTCGCCGAGAACTGTCAGGACGAACTGGACGCCCTCGGTCTCGAAGAGGAGTTCGAGGCCCCAGAAGGTGACTTCCCGCGGCTCACCTACGAGGAAGCGCTCGACAAGATCAATGCGACCGGCGAACTCGACGAACCGCTGGTGTGGGGCGACGACCTCTCGACGGAGGCCGAGCACGTCCTCGGGCAGGAAGTCGGCGAGCACTACTTCATCACTGACTGGCCCAGCGAAATCAAGCCGTTCTACATCAAGGACCACGACGACGACGAGGAGGTCTCGACCGGCTTCGACATGATGCACCCGTCGATGGAACTGGTCTCGGGGGGCCAGCGTGAACACCGCTTCGACCACCTCGTCGAAGGGTTCGAACAGCAGGGGCTGGACCCTGAGGCCTTCGAGTACTACACCAAGATGTTCAAGTACGGCATGCCGCCACACGCCGGCTGGGGCCTCGGCGGCGAGCGCCTCATCATGACGATGCTCGGACTGGAGAACATCCGAGAAGCGGTGCTGTTCCCGCGAGACCGGCAGCGCTTGTCTCCCTGA